The proteins below are encoded in one region of Winogradskyella helgolandensis:
- a CDS encoding OmpA family protein, producing MKNYKTLLLITLMSGFCLTAQNKDTKKADKQFAQYEFVKAAESYNKLVDNGKADAYVYGQLAESYYNIFNTEAAERWYAKALETSDNPEMVYKYSQMLKANGKYDESNKQMDKFATLRPSDDRATAYRKNPDYLPKILEQGKKFNVQNADFNSEQSDFGGTMSEGKLYITSGRNDSRKTYGWNDQPFLDIYTITKNTDGTYQEATLANNKINTRYHEGLVSFSPDGKTMYFSRESYYEKDFQKDSLSSTKFSQLYLFKATKLGDDWDTIEALAVNSENYSVKNPSVSTDGKTLYFSSNMPEGFGGFDIYKAPINDDGTLGEAENLGQKVNTEGQEMFPYISSNNTLYFSSNGHLGLGGLDVFYTKVIDGKIAPVRNVGIPINSNADDFAFSIDEENDEGFVSSNRTGGKGSDDIYAFKKLQPLCDVLISATVLDDKTREPISGAAVSLFDAEGNKVVSKTTNEEGVAEFIVECEEDSELEVVMDGFDSKKVQVKGSNDEENNVQISLDPIEKLIVDESINLAPIFFEFDESNITAQAAFELDKLVQIMNKYPEMVIEATSHTDNRGTDTYNNGLSDRRAKTTVQYVISKGIDEARISGTGKGETEPKVDCSGGCTKAQHAENRRSEFIVVSGMRL from the coding sequence ATGAAAAACTATAAAACATTATTATTAATTACGTTGATGAGTGGTTTTTGCCTAACTGCTCAAAATAAAGACACTAAAAAAGCAGACAAGCAATTTGCACAATACGAATTTGTAAAAGCCGCAGAAAGCTACAACAAGCTCGTAGACAATGGTAAAGCTGATGCTTATGTATACGGACAACTTGCTGAAAGTTATTATAACATTTTTAATACTGAGGCAGCTGAACGTTGGTATGCTAAAGCATTAGAAACATCTGATAACCCAGAAATGGTGTACAAGTACTCACAAATGCTAAAAGCAAATGGTAAGTATGACGAATCTAACAAACAGATGGATAAATTTGCAACGCTACGTCCTTCAGATGACAGAGCTACAGCTTATAGAAAAAACCCTGATTACCTTCCTAAGATTTTAGAACAAGGTAAAAAGTTTAATGTTCAAAATGCAGATTTCAATTCTGAACAATCTGATTTTGGTGGTACTATGAGTGAAGGTAAATTATACATCACATCGGGTCGTAACGATAGTCGTAAAACTTATGGATGGAACGATCAGCCGTTTTTAGATATTTATACAATTACTAAAAATACTGACGGAACATACCAAGAAGCAACTTTAGCAAATAATAAAATCAATACGAGATACCACGAAGGTTTAGTATCGTTTTCTCCAGATGGTAAAACCATGTATTTTTCTAGAGAAAGTTATTACGAAAAAGATTTTCAAAAGGATTCTTTAAGCAGTACAAAATTCAGTCAACTTTATTTATTTAAAGCGACTAAATTAGGTGATGATTGGGATACTATAGAAGCATTAGCTGTTAATAGTGAAAATTACTCAGTTAAAAATCCTTCTGTAAGTACTGATGGGAAAACCTTATATTTTTCTTCGAATATGCCAGAAGGTTTTGGTGGATTTGATATTTATAAAGCACCAATAAACGATGATGGTACATTAGGTGAAGCTGAAAACTTAGGTCAAAAAGTAAATACTGAAGGTCAAGAAATGTTCCCATACATTAGTAGTAACAACACTTTATATTTCTCTTCAAACGGACATTTAGGACTTGGTGGATTAGACGTCTTTTATACAAAAGTAATTGACGGTAAAATAGCGCCTGTACGTAATGTAGGTATTCCTATTAACAGTAATGCTGATGATTTTGCTTTCTCTATTGATGAAGAGAATGATGAAGGGTTTGTATCTTCCAACAGAACTGGTGGAAAAGGTAGCGACGATATTTACGCATTTAAAAAACTACAACCACTTTGTGATGTACTAATTAGTGCTACTGTTTTAGATGATAAAACACGTGAACCTATTAGTGGAGCAGCAGTTTCATTATTTGATGCAGAAGGAAACAAAGTCGTTTCAAAAACAACTAATGAAGAAGGTGTTGCTGAATTTATCGTGGAATGTGAAGAAGATTCAGAACTTGAAGTTGTAATGGATGGCTTTGATAGTAAAAAAGTGCAAGTTAAAGGTTCTAATGACGAAGAAAATAATGTTCAAATTTCTTTAGACCCTATTGAAAAGTTAATCGTAGATGAATCAATTAATTTAGCACCAATTTTCTTCGAATTTGATGAGTCAAATATTACAGCACAAGCGGCTTTTGAATTAGACAAATTAGTTCAGATAATGAATAAATATCCTGAAATGGTTATTGAAGCAACATCACATACAGATAATAGAGGAACCGATACTTATAATAACGGACTTTCTGATCGCAGAGCTAAAACGACGGTTCAGTATGTAATTTCTAAAGGTATTGATGAAGCTCGTATTTCTGGAACAGGTAAAGGTGAAACAGAACCAAAAGTAGATTGTTCAGGTGGTTGTACAAAAGCACAACATGCAGAAAATAGACGCTCAGAGTTTATTGTTGTTAGTGGGATGCGCTTATGA